A genomic window from Camelina sativa cultivar DH55 chromosome 2, Cs, whole genome shotgun sequence includes:
- the LOC104757623 gene encoding uncharacterized protein LOC104757623, which yields MESSMGQKKTLYACVFLMMVFFLGFNCVHGRTLKDMKTDDKINDGPDDSKMMMMAVLNDLKVDDKAMQFSPPPPPPSSQSGGKGTDDFRPTKPGNSPGIGHSLPHT from the coding sequence ATGGAATCGTCTATGGGTCAAAAGAAAACATTGTACGCTTGTGTTTTTCTAATGATGGTGTTTTTTCTAGGGTTCAATTGCGTCCATGGACGAACCCTAAAAGACATGAAAACTGATGATAAGATTAATGATGGTCCTGATGATagcaagatgatgatgatggcggTGCTCAATGATCTCAAGGTCGATGATAAGGCAATGCAGTTCtcgccgccgccaccaccaccatcgtCACAATCCGGAGGTAAAGGGACAGATGATTTCAGGCCTACAAAGCCCGGCAATAGCCCTGGCATTGGCCATAGTTTACCCCACACTTAA
- the LOC104745340 gene encoding uncharacterized protein LOC104745340 isoform X1, which yields MDYNTPVNWEALDALIIDFVSSENLVEDASAATNSPSSPSSSSSPSSPSISSSSYHSRLIIRRIRNSIESGDIDTAIDILRSHAPFVLDDHRILFRLQKQKFIELLRKGTHEAAIACLRTCVAPCALDAYPEAYEEFKHVLLALIYDKDDVNSPVANEWAEKRRYEMAGLMSSVLRASLQAYDPVFSMTLRYLISIHKGFCFHQGISSAVSDLTHRLLLEERDAPATPPESMYEVPPFDEVDIQALAHAVELTRQGAVDSMKFAKGDLFQAFQNELCRMRLDVSVLDELVKEYCIYRGIVDSEMQMVRSPAKRNQSEVGRSLSRDCSSEIDLNTSQHSDIENYSNKSMLDDTEMSSEQGVDVGTRYGSEPTSACEDCSTSWSNQCENTKAVIRIRSHLNSERNKRKRWCGRTAEMDCLPGISFAKSESGINPIEDKYEIALALKELVSRGMAGEAIYEISTMDPDFFTKNPGLLFHLKQVEFLKLVSAGDHNGALKVACSHLGPLAANDQSLLKTLKETLLVLLQPDGTTPKDLPLNDLANTLQVSIGKRLGIEEPKLMKIIKATLHTHTEWFKLQMCKDRFNNLLKIDSLKEVNTDLIGGIKSRSNRASNTNLSSQVTTTSSSTMTSEDGGSSSLMMTQTSSREALWEESAILKVMEFLALPRSDAIELLSQYNGNAEAVIQQLFG from the exons CGCCTCCGCCGCCACCAATTCACcgtcatctccatcatcatcatcgtctccttcctctccttctATTTCCTCTTCGTCTTATCACTCCAGATTAATCATTCGTCGGATCCGAAACTCGATTGAATCCGGTGACATTGATACCGCCATCGACATCCTTCGCTCTCACGCTCCTTTCGTCCTCGATGATCATCGTATTCTATTTCGCCTCCAGAAACAG AAATTTATTGAGCTGCTGAGAAAAGGAACACATGAGGCTGCAATTGCTTGTTTGAGGACTTGTGTTGCTCCCTGTGCTCTTGATGCTTACCCG GAAGCTTATGAGGAATTCAAGCATGTTCTTCTTGCACTCATCTATGATAAAGATGACGTAAACTCTCCAGTAGCAAACGAG TGGGCAGAGAAAAGAAGGTATGAAATGGCTGGACTGATGTCATCTGTTCTGAGAGCTTCTTTACAAGCATATGATCCAGTTTTCTCAATGACACTAAGATATCTGATAAG CATACATAAAGGATTTTGCTTTCACCAAGGAATTTCCTCCGCAGTTTCTGATCTCACTCATAGACTTCTCCTGGAGGAACGTGACGCACCAGCCACTCCTCCTGAAAGCATGTATGAAGTACCACCGTTTGATGAG GTGGACATACAGGCTCTTGCTCATGCGGTTGAGCTCACTAGACAAGGTGCTGTTGATAGCATGAAATTTGCCAAAGGTGACCTTTTCCAGGCATTCCAG AATGAATTGTGCAGGATGCGATTAGATGTTTCGGTTCTCGATGAACTTGTTAAGGAGTACTGCATATACAGGGGTATTGTGGATTCAG AGATGCAAATGGTCAGAAGTCCTGCCAAACGCAACCAGTCGGAGGTGGGCCGCAGCTTATCAAGAGATTGTTCTTCGGAAATTGATCTCAACACAAGTCAACATTCAGATATTGAGAATTATAGCAACAAGAGCATGCTTGATGATACTGAAATGTCTAGCGAACAAGGAGTTGATGTTGGCACACGTTACGGCAGCGAACCAACCAGCGCTTGTGAAGATTGCAGCACTAGCTGGTCAAATCAATGTGAAAATACAAAAGCTGTTATTAGAATTAGATCCCATTTGAATAGTGAGAGGAATAAACGCAAAAGATGGTGTGGGCGTACTGCTGAAATGGATTGTCTTCCTGGTATTTCATTTGCCAAGTCCGAGTCAGGCATAAACCCTATAGAGGACAAGTATGAGATAGCCTTGGCACTGAAGGAACTGGTTAGCAGAGGAATGGCAGGCGAAGCTATTTACGAAATCAGCACCATGGATCCagattttttcacaaaaaatcCGGGTTTACTATTCCATCTCAAGCAG GTTGAATTTCTGAAGCTGGTGAGTGCTGGTGATCACAATGGAGCCCTAAAGGTTGCATGCTCTCACTTAGGTCCCTTAGCAGCCAATGACCAGTCTTTACTGAAGACATTAAAGGAGACTTTATTAGTTTTACTTCAACCGGACGGAACCACACCCAAAGATTTGCCTTTGAATGATTTGGCAAATACGCTACAG GTTTCTATCGGTAAAAGGCTTGGGATCGAAGAACCAAAgctaatgaaaataataaaagcgACGCTTCACACGCATACTGAGTGGTTCAAGCTTCAGATGTGTAAAGACCGGTTCAACAATCTCCTGAAGATAGATTCATTGAAAGAAGTGAACACTGATTTGATCGGTGGTATCAAATCAAGATCAAATAGAGCTAGCAACACAAACTTGTCGTCTCAAGTCACGACGACGTCTTCAAGCACCATGACATCAGAAGATGGTGGAAGCAGCAGCTTGATGATGACTCAGACTTCGTCGAGAGAAGCTTTGTGGGAAGAAAGTGCAATTCTTAAAGTAATG GAATTTCTGGCGTTGCCGAGGTCTGATGCAATTGAACTTCTATCACAATACAATGGAAACGCTGAGGCTGTGATTCAGCAACTCTTTGGTTAA
- the LOC104745340 gene encoding uncharacterized protein LOC104745340 isoform X2 — MAGLMSSVLRASLQAYDPVFSMTLRYLISIHKGFCFHQGISSAVSDLTHRLLLEERDAPATPPESMYEVPPFDEVDIQALAHAVELTRQGAVDSMKFAKGDLFQAFQNELCRMRLDVSVLDELVKEYCIYRGIVDSEMQMVRSPAKRNQSEVGRSLSRDCSSEIDLNTSQHSDIENYSNKSMLDDTEMSSEQGVDVGTRYGSEPTSACEDCSTSWSNQCENTKAVIRIRSHLNSERNKRKRWCGRTAEMDCLPGISFAKSESGINPIEDKYEIALALKELVSRGMAGEAIYEISTMDPDFFTKNPGLLFHLKQVEFLKLVSAGDHNGALKVACSHLGPLAANDQSLLKTLKETLLVLLQPDGTTPKDLPLNDLANTLQVSIGKRLGIEEPKLMKIIKATLHTHTEWFKLQMCKDRFNNLLKIDSLKEVNTDLIGGIKSRSNRASNTNLSSQVTTTSSSTMTSEDGGSSSLMMTQTSSREALWEESAILKVMEFLALPRSDAIELLSQYNGNAEAVIQQLFG, encoded by the exons ATGGCTGGACTGATGTCATCTGTTCTGAGAGCTTCTTTACAAGCATATGATCCAGTTTTCTCAATGACACTAAGATATCTGATAAG CATACATAAAGGATTTTGCTTTCACCAAGGAATTTCCTCCGCAGTTTCTGATCTCACTCATAGACTTCTCCTGGAGGAACGTGACGCACCAGCCACTCCTCCTGAAAGCATGTATGAAGTACCACCGTTTGATGAG GTGGACATACAGGCTCTTGCTCATGCGGTTGAGCTCACTAGACAAGGTGCTGTTGATAGCATGAAATTTGCCAAAGGTGACCTTTTCCAGGCATTCCAG AATGAATTGTGCAGGATGCGATTAGATGTTTCGGTTCTCGATGAACTTGTTAAGGAGTACTGCATATACAGGGGTATTGTGGATTCAG AGATGCAAATGGTCAGAAGTCCTGCCAAACGCAACCAGTCGGAGGTGGGCCGCAGCTTATCAAGAGATTGTTCTTCGGAAATTGATCTCAACACAAGTCAACATTCAGATATTGAGAATTATAGCAACAAGAGCATGCTTGATGATACTGAAATGTCTAGCGAACAAGGAGTTGATGTTGGCACACGTTACGGCAGCGAACCAACCAGCGCTTGTGAAGATTGCAGCACTAGCTGGTCAAATCAATGTGAAAATACAAAAGCTGTTATTAGAATTAGATCCCATTTGAATAGTGAGAGGAATAAACGCAAAAGATGGTGTGGGCGTACTGCTGAAATGGATTGTCTTCCTGGTATTTCATTTGCCAAGTCCGAGTCAGGCATAAACCCTATAGAGGACAAGTATGAGATAGCCTTGGCACTGAAGGAACTGGTTAGCAGAGGAATGGCAGGCGAAGCTATTTACGAAATCAGCACCATGGATCCagattttttcacaaaaaatcCGGGTTTACTATTCCATCTCAAGCAG GTTGAATTTCTGAAGCTGGTGAGTGCTGGTGATCACAATGGAGCCCTAAAGGTTGCATGCTCTCACTTAGGTCCCTTAGCAGCCAATGACCAGTCTTTACTGAAGACATTAAAGGAGACTTTATTAGTTTTACTTCAACCGGACGGAACCACACCCAAAGATTTGCCTTTGAATGATTTGGCAAATACGCTACAG GTTTCTATCGGTAAAAGGCTTGGGATCGAAGAACCAAAgctaatgaaaataataaaagcgACGCTTCACACGCATACTGAGTGGTTCAAGCTTCAGATGTGTAAAGACCGGTTCAACAATCTCCTGAAGATAGATTCATTGAAAGAAGTGAACACTGATTTGATCGGTGGTATCAAATCAAGATCAAATAGAGCTAGCAACACAAACTTGTCGTCTCAAGTCACGACGACGTCTTCAAGCACCATGACATCAGAAGATGGTGGAAGCAGCAGCTTGATGATGACTCAGACTTCGTCGAGAGAAGCTTTGTGGGAAGAAAGTGCAATTCTTAAAGTAATG GAATTTCTGGCGTTGCCGAGGTCTGATGCAATTGAACTTCTATCACAATACAATGGAAACGCTGAGGCTGTGATTCAGCAACTCTTTGGTTAA